A region of the Mangifera indica cultivar Alphonso chromosome 10, CATAS_Mindica_2.1, whole genome shotgun sequence genome:
TTTTCATtttatgaaagttttaatgatAAGATGTGGCTAAGTCTACCGACATGGATGATTAGAAGCTTCCTAGCGAACTTTTCAAAAAAATGTCTTCTTTGTAGTACTCATTAAGACAATTTGGTGTTTGAAGCTAAAATGCAGCTCTTGCTTGCCATAGTATCACCAAAATTGGATATTCATTACAATGGTTTTGGTCCTTTTGGAGCATacaaaaaaacttattaaaaggCTTATTTTTTGCTTGCCTATGCCTCAAATATCTCATTAAAATTTGAAGCTAATGGAAGATCTGTGGATCAGTTTCATTTTGTTGTCTTCCAATTATGTAAAGATGAATGTTTTGTGGGTGCGATGGTGGATAAAGCTTCTGTGTTTTACCATGGTCTGACCATTGAACGCTCTGTTTTAAATAACATAGTTATTGACTAAGATAGTGGAGAGTTCCACATTTCTGAAACATTTCGAAAACAGAAGCGCCCCAACACGTGTGAAACTTGTTGGTTAAGTTtcagaaaataacaaaaattatgaaacacTTTTCTTTGAATAAAACTATCTTTGTCTAATCACTTCGTTACTTCCTTTCTCAAACCTAGTCAGTTCATCACTTGCTTTCTCAAATCTAATCACTTTGGCACTTTCTTTCTCAAAAACTTCATTTCTATCACTTGTCTTCTTCTTTCAACATAGAatccaatcacataaaattGTCATCTCGTTTGTGATAATACTGTAGTCATCCGTTTTGTGGTGGCTTGACAACAAGTGCATCGCCTTTGAAGATAACAGAACTCTTGCGTTTGGACTCAGAACCAACCCTCATAGCTAGTCCGacttttgattttgtgtgtgttttttattttcttgtttgattttctaGTACTCTACTCAATAATTGCTAATGATTCTTGTTTCTTTCAATGTCAGAATCACAGCAAACAAATATATGAACATTTAACATCTTTAGACTAACCCTGTTGAAACCCGAAAATTTTCAGCAAAACACATCCATCATAGTTAAGGGATATATGAACATCAGCTCATATTCCTATGTTTAAAGTAATCCCTAGAGAGAATAAGatgttttattgtaaaaaatttgattattatggtGGTTGTTTTTggcaaaaacaattaatttctacttgtatataaataaagttacaaaaatatttgtataaaaaattatcatttacagATAAACCTCtgtatattctaatatttatgAGTTTTTCCATGTTGctgttttctaaattttttagaaaagtCATGTCACTGTGTCCATTTATGCTTATTTGCGTTTCTGTGTCCATGCTACCTAGTTTATTGATAGTTTGGAATTGGGCTTCTGTGACTAATTGTAGTGATGCATGAAATTTTAACTTCTATTTGGTTTGGCACTGTATATTTTAGAGTAGGACTAGTTTGATTGTGTGTAGTGGACCAACAAAGTTTGCATGGTTGATATAAGGGAGTGACTTGTGTGAAAGTCTTTTACGATATAAATTGGTGAAGGGAAAACTAGCTCAAGGACAAAATCTTTGTTTCTGCGTTCTTAATTGCAAGAccacctcttttttttttttttttttttaaggtttttctgGACCTCTTAGATTTCCGGTAAACTTTATTGAAGTAGTTATTTAGCTGCATATGCCTTGTGAACATGGGATTTCTTCTGAGGGTTACTGGCAAACTACCTGCATATATATCAGTTTTCCTGGATCAATGGGCAGACTGAATATATCCTGTCAGACTAGAGGCTGAATAAAATCCCCTTGTCTGACTGTCTGGTTGCATGAAATGGGAATAGCTATTCTTAAGTGTTTCTGTAGTGTGGTTAGGAGGGCATTGGAAGATGATGAAAGTGGTCAATCAATATGTTCTTTTCCTTGGTAGTACTTAGTATGTTCCAGGATTATCTTTTCAGGTgggttttgatattttctaaaattattctcagaaatgttaaatttttgttgCATGTACAAGCAGATCTGTGATGGTAGATTTTGCTATGGGTTTGTTGATTCCTTTATACAATGGTACTCTCTCACCTTCACATTTAACAATCTATCTGACCTTGCACTCATGCAGAAAGCTTTGAGCAACAACCAGCAAACAATTGGAGGGGAGTATTTAGTGTCGCATCATACCAGCAATATTTTAATGTGGATACAGATATTGTCATGAACAGATTGATGAGTTCCTTGTACCCCTTTACTGGAGATTTTTTCAGCAAGATTGAAGCCAACCCTGATCTGTGAGTTATGCaattttccctttccttttttGTATCTCATATTGAAAAAGATGGTCAATCTTTTGTTAGATCTTGTGCAGTGGTGCTAGAGGTTTAGGGATCAAGTCATTCTCATACCAACCCTGGCAGTGAATCAACATTAAAATCTGGTTATTAAACATGGTAGAACTGTGGTGTTTCACCAAATATGAAACATAATGATGCAAATCACATATTACTTAATCGATATTTTGGCAGTACTTTTTTTCTGCATGTGCAAAATAAGATGTTGCAAATCATCAGTTGGTGTATTTatagaaaaatcaattgttGTCAGCTTTTATGATGGAGCAAACAATTTAGCACTTAAAGAAGGATATAAATTAGAATGGAGGAAACAttgtatcttttttctttttgttgataaTCTAATGTCTGATGACTGATATTGCATTGTGATCTAATATGATGGTTCAACGTGtatcaatttcttttttgtttgaatatgtTAGATATGGGCTTATCTGGATCTCCACTACATTGGTATTTGTGCTAGCTTCACTTGGAAACTGTGCCACATACCTCATGGAAAAACATACTAGCAGCAGTACTTCTTGGAGCTTTGATGTCAGCTATGTAAATATGGCAGCAAGTGTTACCTACGGTTATGCCATTTTGGTGCCCCTGGCATATTACTTTTTGATAAAGTATATGGGTTCAAATGCTAGCCTTGTTCGATTTTGGTGCCTGTGGGGATACTCTCTCTTCGTCTTTATTTTGAGCTCTGTGAGTATTTGCATTTTGCTTAGACtcctctctttcttttatttaaaaaattctcttcctctcttttaaaaattacaataaccTTAGAAAAGTGTAATGTTAATTCTGAAGTATTCATTCTTTCTTCAGCATATCTAATTTCTGGCCGTTGTATTTCTTGCTAATCAGTGAGCACTAAGAATTACCTTTATAAGTATAGCTGACAACCGTAGTCTcttctttttaaatcttgaaacCATTTTAAATTCTGCTAGTACCTAAAAAAGATATGTTTTTTGAGTATCCTTACAATTGTCTAACATATACTTTATgcaaaatttcagtttttactTCTTATTCCTGTCGAGTTTCTCCGGTGGATCATCATACTTCTTGCCGGGACCGTCTCATCTTGCTTTGTCGCATTAAATCTGAAATCTTATATAGAGGGGAATGACCTCACAATACTGGTGGTTGCTTCATTTTTTCTGCAAATGGCTCTGGCAGTCTTCATCAAGGCCTGGTTCTTTCCATAGCCCTTAGTCTCCGAGGTCCAATTTTGAACCTGCTGTGTGCTTCTTCCTGGGAACCGTATGATATCCTTTGAAACTTGGTTCGGAAGCATTTATTTCTGTATGTTTTGAGATAGGTGATTTGAAATGGTCACATTGTAGTTCAGTTAAAAGAGTTTGAAACATGCTACATTAAAAGAGTCTGAACGAGTGAATTCTTGTACTAATTTTGCATGGATGGTGTTGGACTACAGCCTTTAGAAGCCCAACATGACACATATTACTTAGGAGTAATATTAGATCTTCGAATTTTCACGTTTGACATTTTGGATTATCTTAATTCTGATCATAATCTTGCTTATAATTATAAAGGGCCATAAGGCTACAATAATTAAGTTGTGTCCACAAAACCAGATTTAGCCAACGAAACGAACTTGCCTAGCAAAATTCTAATCCACTAACTCGTCTTGTAATATTGAACTCTTAATGATAAGAAGATCACCCATTCAATCTTAATGAATCTCAATTAAGTATGATTGATTGATGGCATTTTTATGGTTTAGCAATGGCCAATTATCTGATGAAGTCCCTGACACTTGTCTCCGAAAATGCATACGTGTCCCTTTCAAAAATCTACAGTCCTCTGACCAGCCGCATAACATGGATCTCAACTTCttctttaaatatttctaaatctttttGTAGTGTTTCCCAAAACTACGTCCATCTGCACAGCCGCCGCGTATTATTTTGAGTGTAACACGAACTCCTTCCTGCCTCCGCTTAACCAATCATTGCCTTCCACATTCTTCAGTCCTTACGTGGCACTCTTTCATTCGAAACAAAAACCAGTTTGAATCCGTCACGTTCTCTGTGTGTGTGTACTTTGTTGGGTTTGGTTTTTCAGGTGGCTGAGCAGTCATCTTAAAAGGCTTCCCTAAGAAACTCTACCTGAATGCCGACTCCTCTTGTATCCGCAATGAGTTGGAACGGTTATACCCGTGCTGAGTTAGACACGGAAAACACCGATAACATGGATTCCTCTCGAGTTTTTGTTAAGGATGTGAAGCGTATTGTTGTGAAGGTGCTTAAAATATTCTCCTCAAGTAACTTTTGTTTGTGATAAAACTTTTAGTTATGTTAGTGGTTCCTTTTGGTTCATTAAAGGGAAGATTCCGGATTGacgtttcatttttttcatgcaTCGTTTGAATAGCGTCGATGTATATATTCTTGGTTATGAGATCAGGACtgtgtttattttttatccttaattgaAGATTCGTATATACTATGAAACGACAAAAGATTGTCTTTCTATTTCTTAGTGTTTGGTAATTTATCGGCATGAGTGATATAAACTATATTGAGAAAATGCATTTGGTTGGCTTATTTTTAACCAGAGTTGCCAGATCGTGAATCATAAGTCGAGGGTTAGTTTCATAATTCCTGTATGTTAATGACATCGTTATCTTCACAAGGATAAATTGTATACTACATTTAAGTAATCTGTATTGATATTATGTATGTGCATGTATAACTTtgcttttattaattataatgttaactagcttaattttttattcaatttattaaaGGTTGGAACTGCTGTTGTTACTCGAAGTGATGGAAGATTAGCGCTTGGAAGACTAGGAGCGCTTTGTGAGCAAGTAAGCTTGTAGATTTTTGTTAGCTTTGTTTGCCAATTTTGAGATCTgggcattttaattttatccaaatGAAATTGCAGATTAAAGAGTTGAACTCACAAGGATATGAGATTATTTTGGTGTCGTCAGGTGCTGTTGGCCTGGGTCGCCAAAGGCTTAAATACAGAAGACTGATCAACAGCAGGTCTTTATTTTATTCTACTTTTGTATGAGTTAGaggattttgaatttgaacattGCTGAGTGAGGCCTCTCTTCACAAAATAAGTATTTTGTTTTCACAGACATGATTATGATGCAATAGCTTTTCATCTCTTACAGTTTTGCTGATCTTCAAAAACCACAAGTTGAGCTTGATGGGAAGGCCTGTGCAGCTGTTGGCCAAAATAGTATCATGGCTCTTTATGACACATTGTTTGGCGAGGTCCTTAGGAGATATATATACCTTTTTCTCTGTTTTGCTACTATATTAAAGCATAATTAAATTGTTTCTTGGATTTCCA
Encoded here:
- the LOC123227560 gene encoding protein YIPF1 homolog — protein: MDDSYNNISSSHLLGSVPAVVAEENKNTNYEVPEANMQTFPPNNGGASRQGYQTLGSPPESFEQQPANNWRGVFSVASYQQYFNVDTDIVMNRLMSSLYPFTGDFFSKIEANPDLYGLIWISTTLVFVLASLGNCATYLMEKHTSSSTSWSFDVSYVNMAASVTYGYAILVPLAYYFLIKYMGSNASLVRFWCLWGYSLFVFILSSFLLLIPVEFLRWIIILLAGTVSSCFVALNLKSYIEGNDLTILVVASFFLQMALAVFIKAWFFP